A genomic segment from Alteribacillus bidgolensis encodes:
- the mreC gene encoding rod shape-determining protein MreC, with translation MPHFFSNKRLIILMVSIIVLVGLIGFSMREREAVTWPEKFVRDSTGIVQFVFSQPAHFAAGFFGDIRDHLQVYEENQLLKSRLDEYASLSAELESVKQENETLKNMVDADESLTDYVMRSALVIHRTPDRWTETIGINKGGQDGVEKDMAVVTAKGLIGKIQTTSEFTSTVQLLSDGNRTNRVSAMVNTEEAPVYAFIEGWDEEREGLMLRKIESDADVEEGQTVMTSGLGGIFPRGLAIGKITEVEPDEYGLTYNALVEPAANFYNIEQVNIIERTSDSLDGELQMETDDEDEEEEETVELQEEDFENGGTP, from the coding sequence ATGCCCCATTTTTTTTCAAACAAAAGACTTATCATACTAATGGTTAGCATCATTGTTTTGGTTGGACTTATTGGCTTTTCAATGCGCGAAAGAGAGGCGGTGACTTGGCCGGAAAAGTTTGTGCGGGATTCTACAGGCATCGTACAGTTCGTATTTAGTCAACCCGCTCACTTTGCAGCGGGTTTCTTTGGGGATATAAGAGATCACTTACAGGTATATGAAGAGAATCAGCTCTTAAAGTCCCGTCTCGATGAATATGCTTCTCTTTCAGCGGAGCTAGAAAGCGTAAAGCAAGAAAATGAAACGTTAAAAAATATGGTAGATGCAGATGAAAGTCTCACAGATTATGTGATGCGTTCTGCTCTTGTTATTCACCGTACCCCAGACCGTTGGACGGAAACAATAGGGATCAATAAGGGCGGGCAGGACGGCGTGGAAAAAGATATGGCTGTTGTTACTGCTAAAGGCTTAATCGGAAAAATCCAGACAACATCAGAATTTACTTCAACCGTTCAGTTATTGTCGGATGGTAATCGGACAAACCGTGTCTCAGCTATGGTAAACACCGAAGAAGCACCAGTATATGCTTTTATTGAAGGATGGGATGAAGAACGGGAAGGACTGATGCTTCGAAAAATTGAGTCGGATGCAGATGTGGAAGAAGGTCAAACGGTAATGACTTCTGGTTTAGGGGGCATTTTTCCTAGAGGGTTGGCAATTGGTAAAATTACTGAAGTCGAGCCTGATGAATATGGCCTGACCTATAATGCTCTAGTAGAACCAGCAGCTAACTTTTATAATATTGAACAGGTTAATATTATTGAAAGAACAAGTGACAGCTTAGATGGAGAATTACAAATGGAAACAGATGACGAGGATGAGGAAGAAGAGGAAACTGTAGAACTGCAAGAAGAAGATTTTGAGAACGGAGGTACACCATGA
- a CDS encoding rod shape-determining protein, which translates to MFGGFSKDLGIDLGTANTLVYVKGKGVVVREPSVVAMRTDAGSIEAVGNDAKNMIGRTPGNIVAVRPMKDGVIADFDTTATMMKYFIGQAQRNRSIFTRKPNVMVCVPSGITAVEKRAVEDATKQAGAREAYTIEEPFAAAIGADLPVWEPTGSMVVDIGGGTTEVAIISLGGIVTSESIRVAGDEMDEAIIHYIKKKYNLMIGERTAETLKMEIGSAGTAEGIEDMEIRGRDLVSGLPKTISVTAAEISGALADTVNTIVETVKTTLETTPPELAADIMDRGIVLTGGGAILRNIDRVLSEETNMPVLVAEEPLDCVALGTGRALENLHLFRSKAGITSRSNRNAL; encoded by the coding sequence ATGTTTGGTGGGTTTTCAAAAGATCTTGGAATTGATTTAGGTACGGCAAATACATTGGTATACGTGAAAGGAAAAGGTGTTGTCGTTCGGGAGCCTTCCGTTGTCGCTATGAGAACAGATGCTGGGTCGATTGAAGCAGTAGGAAACGACGCAAAGAATATGATCGGAAGAACGCCTGGAAATATAGTAGCCGTTAGACCGATGAAGGATGGAGTTATCGCTGATTTTGACACAACCGCTACGATGATGAAATATTTTATCGGGCAGGCCCAAAGAAACAGGTCAATTTTCACGCGTAAGCCAAATGTAATGGTTTGTGTACCGTCTGGAATCACAGCAGTGGAAAAACGGGCCGTTGAAGATGCAACAAAACAAGCAGGTGCTAGAGAAGCTTATACGATTGAGGAGCCTTTTGCTGCAGCAATAGGGGCTGATCTGCCAGTGTGGGAGCCAACCGGCAGTATGGTAGTTGATATTGGCGGCGGAACGACTGAAGTTGCGATAATTTCACTTGGCGGTATAGTTACAAGTGAGTCTATACGTGTAGCGGGCGATGAAATGGATGAGGCAATCATCCACTACATCAAGAAAAAGTATAATTTAATGATCGGTGAACGTACCGCTGAAACATTAAAAATGGAAATAGGATCAGCTGGAACAGCAGAAGGAATAGAGGATATGGAAATCAGAGGACGGGACCTCGTTTCTGGTCTTCCGAAAACGATCTCTGTTACTGCAGCAGAAATATCTGGAGCACTTGCAGATACCGTAAATACCATTGTGGAAACGGTAAAAACCACGTTGGAAACCACGCCGCCTGAGCTTGCTGCTGACATTATGGACCGGGGTATTGTGTTAACAGGCGGCGGAGCAATACTTCGTAATATCGATAGAGTGTTAAGTGAAGAAACAAACATGCCGGTGCTCGTAGCCGAAGAGCCGCTCGATTGTGTAGCACTTGGCACGGGAAGAGCTCTTGAGAATCTTCATCTTTTCCGGTCAAAAGCTGGTATCACATCCCGGTCAAACCGGAATGCACTGTAG
- the radC gene encoding RadC family protein, which translates to MMKDMPMSERPREKMAKEGADRLSNQELLAILLRTGTKTESVLQLSQRVLFHYDGLKLLKEATIEELQSINGIGKAKALELRAALELGRRIYTFQDDERYVIHSPEDVADYVMEEMRFLTQEHFVILCLNTKNQVIHRQTLFIGSLNTSIVHPRELFKEALRRSAASVICLHNHPSGDPSPSSEDIEVTSRLTECGRILGIDVLDHVIIGDRKFTSLKEKGCM; encoded by the coding sequence ATGATGAAAGATATGCCTATGAGTGAACGGCCAAGAGAAAAAATGGCCAAAGAAGGTGCAGATCGTTTATCTAATCAAGAGCTATTAGCGATATTACTTCGAACAGGTACAAAAACGGAATCGGTATTACAGTTGTCTCAAAGAGTACTGTTCCATTACGATGGGTTAAAGCTCTTAAAAGAAGCCACTATCGAAGAGCTTCAATCCATTAATGGAATAGGAAAAGCAAAAGCACTGGAATTGCGAGCAGCGCTGGAGCTTGGCAGACGGATTTATACTTTTCAAGATGATGAGCGTTACGTTATCCACTCTCCAGAAGATGTAGCTGATTATGTAATGGAAGAGATGCGTTTTTTGACCCAGGAACATTTTGTTATATTATGTCTTAATACAAAAAACCAAGTTATTCATCGACAGACTTTATTTATTGGAAGTCTCAATACTAGCATTGTCCATCCACGTGAACTTTTTAAGGAAGCTCTTCGCCGTTCTGCTGCTTCGGTCATCTGCCTTCATAATCATCCTTCCGGAGACCCTTCTCCAAGCAGTGAAGATATCGAAGTAACCAGCAGGCTTACAGAATGCGGACGTATTTTAGGAATTGATGTGCTTGACCACGTTATTATCGGAGATCGCAAATTTACAAGTTTAAAAGAAAAAGGCTGTATGTGA
- a CDS encoding Maf family protein, with amino-acid sequence MPSLLLASQSPRRKELLEQSGFSFHTQVSNASEEVDPGVPPSKTVEELALRKAEKVFSQNENETVLGADTIVVSDNTILGKPADEKEAREMLRKLSNHSHHVYSGTAILSKDVRKVFHVKTEVVFYQLQEDLIESYLKTEEPYDKAGAYGIQGKGRLFVKAIHGDYFNVVGLPIARVARELEACNIFPSFRQH; translated from the coding sequence ATGCCTTCACTACTTTTAGCTTCTCAGTCTCCACGACGAAAAGAACTTCTTGAACAATCTGGATTCTCCTTTCACACCCAAGTCAGCAATGCTTCTGAAGAAGTGGACCCCGGTGTACCCCCATCTAAAACAGTAGAAGAACTCGCTTTGCGTAAGGCTGAAAAGGTTTTTTCCCAGAACGAAAATGAAACGGTCCTAGGTGCAGATACTATTGTCGTTTCGGATAACACTATTCTAGGAAAGCCTGCGGATGAAAAAGAAGCGAGAGAAATGCTTCGAAAACTCTCCAATCATTCCCACCATGTTTACTCAGGGACTGCAATCCTTTCCAAGGATGTTCGAAAAGTGTTTCATGTCAAAACAGAAGTCGTGTTTTACCAGCTGCAAGAAGACCTCATTGAATCTTACTTAAAAACAGAAGAACCATATGATAAAGCTGGTGCTTATGGAATTCAAGGAAAGGGACGTTTGTTTGTAAAAGCCATACATGGAGATTACTTTAATGTGGTTGGTTTACCTATTGCCAGAGTCGCACGTGAGCTCGAAGCTTGTAATATTTTCCCCTCTTTTAGACAGCATTAA
- a CDS encoding prepilin peptidase — protein MELISWLYIFMLGLVLGSFFNVVGLRIPKGKSIIFPRSPCSSCNQTLKTLDLVPVLSFVLLKGKCRTCGVKISFTYPLIELASGLLFLAAWSTYGWSWEFAAAVLLISMLLILTVSDLKFMIIPDKILILFAILIFSFRLTVVPLEPWWEMLTGAGLGFFLLLLIAVISKGGMGGGDIKLFAVLGLFFGLEKILLVFLLSIFSGALFGCLGILIGRVKKRTPFPFGPYIAAGSLITLFFGVDIWQWYFHLY, from the coding sequence ATGGAGCTCATTTCGTGGTTGTACATATTTATGCTTGGGCTGGTACTCGGATCGTTTTTTAATGTCGTTGGCCTCCGTATACCAAAAGGAAAGTCTATCATTTTCCCGCGCTCTCCCTGTTCGTCTTGCAATCAAACATTGAAAACACTTGATTTAGTACCTGTTTTATCCTTTGTTTTGTTAAAAGGAAAGTGCAGGACATGCGGAGTGAAAATTTCTTTTACGTATCCATTAATAGAGCTGGCATCGGGCCTGCTCTTTCTTGCAGCCTGGTCCACTTATGGGTGGTCATGGGAATTTGCAGCTGCTGTATTGCTCATATCCATGCTCCTTATTCTAACGGTTAGTGATTTAAAGTTTATGATTATCCCTGATAAAATTCTTATACTATTTGCTATTCTCATTTTTTCTTTTCGGTTGACAGTCGTTCCGTTAGAACCATGGTGGGAGATGTTGACTGGGGCAGGACTTGGTTTTTTTCTGCTCTTGTTAATAGCAGTTATTAGTAAGGGAGGTATGGGTGGAGGCGATATTAAACTTTTTGCTGTTCTTGGTCTTTTCTTTGGTTTAGAAAAAATTTTACTTGTATTCCTTCTTTCTATATTTTCAGGTGCTTTATTTGGTTGTCTTGGTATTCTTATAGGGCGAGTGAAAAAAAGAACACCCTTTCCATTTGGACCCTACATTGCGGCGGGAAGTCTGATAACTTTATTTTTTGGAGTCGATATCTGGCAGTGGTATTTTCATTTATACTAA
- a CDS encoding bifunctional folylpolyglutamate synthase/dihydrofolate synthase: MNTYEEARQWLNDFTTSDIRPGLDRVFMMLEGLGNPERRLKGIHVGGTNGKGSTTAFLREPMKEAGLVCGSFNSPSVYDYRERIAVNGESISEQDFLECLKAVKPVAESVAKTPFGTPSEFEVLTVMAAHYFAAKAFPDVVIWEVGLGGRLDSTNAIYPMISVITNIGHDHQHILGETIEDIAREKAGIIKSGVPAVTCETNPAALAVIDRAASEANAKLYRMTKDFNIVGAESNEHGWSFSFHSLLSNLNDLDISMLGRHQTKNAAAALMVFRYLKMYYALPVEEEHIRTGLKKAVWPGRLEYRETKPPILLDGAHNKEGMESLAEALKEHFHDRPIHLIVGMTKEKDPEELLCPFVDLPVSSATALSFDGERAAKAETISENSPLNQTQPLPDWETAWEKVQSQAGTKDIVVIAGSLYFISEMVKKMK; the protein is encoded by the coding sequence ATGAATACATATGAGGAAGCGAGACAGTGGCTCAATGATTTTACTACTTCTGATATACGTCCTGGCTTAGATCGTGTGTTTATGATGCTTGAAGGGTTAGGGAATCCAGAACGGCGGCTGAAGGGAATTCATGTTGGAGGCACGAATGGTAAAGGATCTACCACTGCTTTTTTAAGAGAGCCAATGAAAGAAGCGGGCTTGGTATGCGGAAGTTTTAACTCCCCTTCTGTTTATGATTATCGTGAAAGAATAGCAGTAAACGGGGAATCTATTTCTGAGCAAGATTTTTTAGAATGTCTAAAGGCGGTTAAGCCAGTGGCAGAAAGCGTGGCGAAAACACCTTTTGGCACGCCTTCTGAGTTTGAAGTACTCACTGTTATGGCTGCCCATTATTTTGCAGCAAAAGCATTTCCGGATGTAGTAATCTGGGAGGTTGGGCTTGGCGGCCGGCTTGATTCTACAAATGCCATTTATCCTATGATTTCTGTCATTACAAATATCGGCCATGACCACCAGCATATACTGGGAGAAACAATAGAAGACATTGCAAGAGAAAAAGCAGGAATTATTAAATCCGGTGTGCCTGCCGTAACGTGTGAAACAAACCCCGCTGCATTGGCGGTTATTGACCGAGCGGCTTCTGAAGCGAACGCTAAATTATATCGAATGACAAAAGACTTTAATATTGTCGGTGCAGAATCGAACGAGCATGGCTGGTCGTTTTCTTTTCATTCTCTTTTAAGCAATCTGAACGATCTGGACATTTCTATGCTTGGTCGTCATCAAACAAAAAATGCAGCTGCTGCTTTAATGGTGTTTCGGTATTTAAAAATGTATTACGCTTTACCGGTAGAAGAAGAACATATACGCACCGGTCTGAAAAAAGCCGTCTGGCCCGGCCGGTTAGAGTACAGAGAAACAAAGCCGCCGATTCTCCTTGATGGAGCACATAACAAAGAGGGGATGGAAAGCCTTGCTGAAGCCTTGAAAGAACATTTTCATGATCGGCCGATTCATTTGATTGTAGGGATGACCAAAGAAAAAGATCCAGAAGAGCTGCTCTGTCCATTTGTTGATCTGCCGGTATCATCTGCAACAGCATTGTCCTTTGATGGTGAAAGAGCAGCAAAGGCAGAAACTATCTCAGAAAATAGTCCGCTTAATCAAACACAACCGCTTCCTGATTGGGAAACAGCATGGGAAAAGGTACAAAGCCAAGCCGGAACAAAAGACATTGTCGTTATTGCCGGTTCCCTTTACTTTATATCTGAAATGGTCAAGAAAATGAAATAA
- a CDS encoding valine--tRNA ligase, whose protein sequence is MANQETAMPTKYDPKDTEAKWYPFWTDGEFFNAEGKGDKEPYTIVIPPPNVTGRLHLGHAWDTTLQDIISRAKRMQGYDMLWLPGMDHAGIATQAKVEGKLKEEGKSRYDLGREKFLEKSWEWKEEYADFIRQQWAKLGLSLDYSRERFTLDDGLSKAVREVFVTLYNKGLIYRGEYIINWDPATQTALSDIEVEYKDVQGHFYHMKYPLKDGSGHIEVATTRPETMLGDTAVAVHPDDERYQHLIGKKAVLPIIGREIEIIADDYVDMEFGSGAVKITPAHDPNDFEMGNRHELERVLVMDEGGKMNENAEKYQGMERFECRKQLVKDLQEEGVLFHIEEHMHSVGHSERSGAVVEPYLSTQWFVKMKPLAEQAIALQKQEGKVNFVPDRFEKTYLHWLENIRDWCISRQLWWGHRVPAWYHKETGEIYVGHDTPNDAENWEQDEDVLDTWFSSALWPFSTMGWPDTNSSDFQRFYPTNVLVTGYDIIFFWVSRMIFQGLEFTGKRPFNDVLIHGLVRDAEGRKMSKSLGNGVDPMDVIEKYGADALRFFLATGTTPGNDLRFHWEKVEANWNFANKIWNASRFALMNMDGLTYEEINLDGEKTIADRWILTRLQETIQDVTRLMDSYEFGEVGRLLYNFIWDDVCDWYIEMAKLPLYGEDEDAKQTTRSVLAYVLDHTMRLLHPIMPFITEEIWQHLPHSGESITTAAWPKANEAYIDNDAVKDMELLKSVIRSVRNTRAEMNVAPSKPIDLQINAAHQSVLAQLERGRDYLERFCNPENLTVKTDLDAPEKSVSQVLTGATLYMPLAGLIDLDEEIARLQKEQEKLDKEVERVQKKLANEGFVKKAPAHVVDEEKQKEKDYLEKREKVTARIQELKA, encoded by the coding sequence ATGGCAAATCAAGAAACAGCGATGCCGACAAAGTATGATCCGAAAGATACCGAAGCCAAATGGTATCCGTTTTGGACAGATGGAGAATTTTTTAATGCAGAAGGAAAAGGAGATAAGGAACCTTATACGATTGTTATCCCGCCCCCAAACGTAACGGGACGTCTTCACCTCGGCCATGCATGGGACACGACACTGCAAGACATCATTTCCCGAGCAAAGCGGATGCAGGGTTATGATATGCTCTGGCTTCCCGGCATGGATCACGCTGGTATTGCAACACAGGCAAAGGTGGAAGGCAAATTAAAAGAAGAAGGTAAGAGCCGCTATGATCTCGGCCGTGAAAAGTTTCTCGAAAAATCGTGGGAATGGAAAGAAGAATATGCTGATTTTATCCGTCAGCAATGGGCGAAATTAGGCCTGTCTCTCGATTATTCCAGAGAGCGTTTCACCCTGGATGACGGTCTCTCTAAAGCTGTGCGAGAAGTATTTGTCACCCTTTACAATAAAGGCTTGATTTACCGGGGTGAATATATCATTAACTGGGATCCGGCAACGCAGACAGCTCTCTCTGACATTGAAGTAGAATACAAAGACGTACAAGGCCATTTTTATCATATGAAATATCCGCTAAAAGACGGTTCCGGACATATTGAAGTAGCCACAACTCGTCCAGAAACGATGTTAGGGGATACGGCGGTTGCGGTTCACCCTGATGATGAACGTTATCAGCATCTCATTGGAAAAAAAGCAGTACTTCCGATCATCGGACGTGAAATAGAGATCATTGCTGATGATTATGTCGACATGGAATTTGGTTCTGGAGCAGTTAAAATTACGCCGGCTCATGATCCGAACGACTTTGAAATGGGCAATCGCCATGAGCTTGAACGCGTACTTGTGATGGATGAAGGCGGAAAAATGAATGAAAACGCCGAAAAGTATCAAGGTATGGAGCGATTTGAATGCCGTAAACAACTCGTAAAAGATCTTCAGGAAGAAGGTGTTCTCTTTCATATTGAAGAACATATGCACTCTGTCGGCCACTCTGAGCGAAGCGGCGCCGTCGTGGAGCCTTATCTTTCCACGCAATGGTTTGTGAAAATGAAACCATTAGCCGAGCAAGCGATTGCATTGCAAAAGCAAGAAGGAAAAGTAAACTTTGTACCGGATCGTTTTGAAAAAACGTATTTGCACTGGCTTGAAAATATCCGTGACTGGTGTATTTCCCGTCAGCTTTGGTGGGGACACCGTGTACCGGCCTGGTACCATAAAGAAACAGGTGAAATTTATGTCGGGCACGATACTCCAAATGACGCAGAAAACTGGGAGCAGGATGAAGATGTATTAGATACTTGGTTCAGCTCAGCTTTATGGCCGTTCTCTACCATGGGATGGCCGGATACGAATTCTTCTGATTTTCAGAGATTCTATCCGACAAATGTACTTGTAACCGGCTATGACATTATCTTTTTCTGGGTGTCCCGCATGATTTTCCAGGGTCTTGAATTTACAGGAAAGCGTCCGTTTAACGATGTATTGATTCACGGACTTGTTCGAGATGCAGAAGGCCGGAAAATGAGTAAATCGCTTGGAAATGGTGTCGATCCGATGGATGTTATTGAAAAATACGGAGCAGATGCACTGCGCTTTTTCCTCGCAACAGGTACAACGCCGGGAAATGACTTGCGTTTCCACTGGGAAAAAGTCGAAGCAAACTGGAACTTTGCCAATAAAATTTGGAATGCATCCCGTTTTGCCCTTATGAACATGGATGGTCTTACCTATGAGGAAATCAATCTAGATGGAGAAAAAACAATTGCAGACCGCTGGATTTTAACGCGCCTGCAGGAAACGATTCAAGATGTCACCCGTTTAATGGACAGCTACGAATTTGGTGAAGTGGGACGGCTTCTGTATAACTTTATCTGGGATGACGTCTGTGATTGGTATATTGAAATGGCAAAGCTGCCGCTTTATGGTGAAGATGAAGATGCAAAACAGACAACACGTTCAGTTCTAGCGTACGTGCTCGATCACACGATGCGTTTGCTGCATCCGATTATGCCGTTTATTACTGAAGAAATCTGGCAGCATCTACCGCACAGCGGAGAATCAATTACAACAGCTGCCTGGCCAAAAGCAAACGAAGCGTATATTGATAACGATGCTGTTAAAGATATGGAACTTTTAAAAAGTGTTATCCGTTCGGTACGAAATACACGCGCCGAAATGAATGTAGCGCCAAGCAAACCGATTGATTTGCAAATAAATGCTGCACATCAAAGTGTGCTCGCTCAGCTAGAGCGCGGCCGTGATTATCTAGAGCGTTTCTGTAACCCAGAAAATCTCACAGTAAAAACGGATCTTGATGCGCCTGAAAAATCAGTTTCACAAGTGCTTACTGGTGCAACGCTTTATATGCCGCTTGCTGGCTTAATTGACCTAGATGAAGAAATTGCACGGCTTCAAAAAGAACAAGAAAAGCTTGATAAAGAAGTGGAACGCGTTCAGAAAAAACTTGCAAACGAAGGCTTCGTCAAAAAAGCTCCTGCCCATGTTGTAGATGAAGAGAAACAAAAAGAAAAGGATTATCTCGAAAAACGGGAAAAAGTAACAGCTCGTATCCAAGAATTAAAAGCATAA